One Heyndrickxia oleronia genomic window, GAATTCTATGTAATAATTTGCCTAACAGTGAACCAATAATAATACACAATGCATTTACAATTGTCCCTAATAAAACCACGATATCACCTATTCACAATTTTTAAAGTTTCACTAATAACTATCGGTTGAAGACTGCTACCTTCTTTATTTTACGGAGAACAGAGCTGAAAGCCTATAATACTGCTGAATCCTTTATAAGGTGTTAAAGCTGGCAGTTGGTCTTTTACAAAGGCAACAAACTTTATAAAAACGACCTGTATAAAAGGATTAAAAAATAAACCATCTACATAGATGGTCTATCATTCATCATTATTTTTATCTAAAACGGCTAGTATTCTTTCTAAATCTTCATCAGAGAAAAATTCAATTTCAATTTTCCCCTTTTTCTTTGTTCTTTTAATTAAAACAGTTGTTCCTAGTTTTTCTCGTAAAACATTTTCTGTCTCACGGATAAACACATTTTTTTCTTCTTTTACTTTTTTTGTTTCACGTGGAACATCCTCATTTAATTGCTGAACAAGCTTTTCTAACTGTCGAACATTTAAGCCATCTTTTATAATCTTTTCTACAACAGCTTGGTATTTATCCTTATTTTTTAACCCTAAAAGCGCACGTCCATGGCCCATGGATATCTTTCCAGCAGTTATCAGATCTTGGACTTTTTCAGGAAGAGCAAGAAGCCGTAGGTGATTCGCAATATGTGGTCTGCTTTTTCCTAAACGTTTAGAGAGCTCCTCTTGGGTTAAATGTAGCTTCTCTATCAGCATTTGATAAGCATTCGCCTCTTCAATTGGCGTTAAATCCTCACGCTGAAGGTTTTCAAGGACAGCAAATTCCATCATTTGTTGCTCAGTTAATTCCCTAACAACCACCGGAACCATATCAAGCTTTGCTTCCTTAGCTGCACGAAAACGCCTTTCTCCCGCAACAATTTCATAACCTTTAATACTTTTTCGAACAATAATCGGCTGAAGAATTCCATGCTCAATAATTGAAACCTTTAATTCTTCGATTGCCTCTGATTGGAATACTTTTCTTGGCTGATAAGGATTCGGTCGTAATTCCTTTAATTTAACCTCTTTTACAGTTTCATCATTAGAAACATCAACATTAGCAAATAGTGCATTAATGCCTTTCCCAAGACCTTTAGCCATTTACCACCACTTCCTTTGCTAAATCTAAGTAAACTTCCGCTCCTCTTGATTTTGAATCATAAATGATAATTGGTTCACCATGACTGGGTGCTTCACTTAATCGTACATTGCGAGGAATAATCGTCCGATACACTTTATCTTGGAAATATTTCTTCACTTCATCAATTACTTGGATTCCTAAGTTGGTTCTCGCATCAAGCATCGTAAGAAGGACACCATCTATCATTAAATCGTGATTTAAGTGTTTTTGTACCAATCGAACGGTATTTAAAAGCTGACTCAAACCTTCTAATGCATAATACTCACATTGTACAGGAATAAGGACAGCGTCAGATGCAGTGAGTGCATTAATTGTTAATAATCCTAAAGATGGAGGACAGTCTATAATAATAAAATCATACTCCTCTTTAATCGTTTCTAACGCACGCTTTAATCTAACTTCCCTTGAAATAGTTGGAACTAATTCAATTTCTGCCCCTGCTAATTGAATAGTGGCTGGAACTGAATATAATCGTTCAACCTCAGTTGGCTTAATTACATCTTTTATATCAACATCATCTACAAGTACATCATAAATACATTGTTGGACTTCACCTTTATCAATGCCTGCTCCGCTCGTTGCATTTCCCTGTGGGTCAATATCAACTAGCAATACTTTTTTACCGATATAAGCTAAGCAGGCACCCA contains:
- a CDS encoding ParB/RepB/Spo0J family partition protein — protein: MAKGLGKGINALFANVDVSNDETVKEVKLKELRPNPYQPRKVFQSEAIEELKVSIIEHGILQPIIVRKSIKGYEIVAGERRFRAAKEAKLDMVPVVVRELTEQQMMEFAVLENLQREDLTPIEEANAYQMLIEKLHLTQEELSKRLGKSRPHIANHLRLLALPEKVQDLITAGKISMGHGRALLGLKNKDKYQAVVEKIIKDGLNVRQLEKLVQQLNEDVPRETKKVKEEKNVFIRETENVLREKLGTTVLIKRTKKKGKIEIEFFSDEDLERILAVLDKNNDE
- a CDS encoding ParA family protein: MGKIISIANQKGGVGKTTTSVNLGACLAYIGKKVLLVDIDPQGNATSGAGIDKGEVQQCIYDVLVDDVDIKDVIKPTEVERLYSVPATIQLAGAEIELVPTISREVRLKRALETIKEEYDFIIIDCPPSLGLLTINALTASDAVLIPVQCEYYALEGLSQLLNTVRLVQKHLNHDLMIDGVLLTMLDARTNLGIQVIDEVKKYFQDKVYRTIIPRNVRLSEAPSHGEPIIIYDSKSRGAEVYLDLAKEVVVNG